One [Clostridium] saccharolyticum WM1 DNA segment encodes these proteins:
- a CDS encoding N-acetylglucosamine-6-phosphate deacetylase, whose product MVLYSKHIILEHEEFDGFLELEHGKIKALHKEFSGQYEDFSDFIILPGFIDIHIHGWATGSFWFEKNAGALKEMCRTLPYAGVTSYLATSGADTIEEIQRCIKAADEAYEADYPGAEMLGVHLEGPFINPRYRGMQREECCILPSLKVMEDLYNGFRNKELCRHMTIAVELEGAREVLKFCKEHRIQTAIGHSGATFAQIQEIKDAGVGGFTHTFSGMRGLHHREPGAAGAALYFDDMMCEFAKQTGMTVSHEVFDIAYRIKGSGRIIMTTDCSGLAQTQTEFDHYVRRMKFIKDRDMVRIVHYDGREEWMDPKDYQAVREIELSYIGSIRNMAKHSRVDWFDIMRMTSLNPARYIYVDDRKGSIAPGKDGDLTVVDSNLNLISVFCRGKEIRERDEICGK is encoded by the coding sequence ATGGTACTTTATTCAAAGCATATTATTCTCGAACATGAGGAATTTGACGGATTTTTAGAACTGGAGCATGGAAAAATAAAGGCGCTGCATAAGGAATTTTCAGGGCAATATGAGGATTTTTCTGATTTTATTATTCTGCCGGGATTTATAGACATCCATATTCATGGCTGGGCAACAGGCTCTTTCTGGTTTGAAAAGAATGCAGGAGCATTAAAGGAAATGTGCCGTACCCTTCCTTATGCCGGAGTCACTTCTTATCTGGCAACTTCAGGAGCAGATACCATAGAAGAGATTCAACGATGCATTAAGGCGGCAGACGAAGCCTATGAAGCAGATTATCCGGGGGCAGAGATGCTGGGGGTTCATCTGGAGGGACCTTTTATCAATCCCCGGTACCGCGGAATGCAGCGGGAGGAATGCTGCATTCTGCCAAGTCTTAAAGTGATGGAGGACCTATATAACGGCTTCCGGAACAAGGAGCTCTGCCGTCATATGACCATTGCAGTGGAACTGGAGGGAGCAAGAGAGGTGCTGAAATTCTGCAAGGAGCACAGGATACAGACTGCCATCGGCCACAGCGGGGCCACCTTCGCCCAGATCCAGGAAATAAAAGATGCTGGTGTAGGGGGATTTACTCATACCTTCAGCGGGATGAGGGGATTGCATCACCGGGAGCCGGGAGCAGCAGGAGCTGCTCTGTATTTTGATGATATGATGTGTGAATTTGCCAAACAGACAGGCATGACCGTGTCTCATGAAGTCTTTGACATCGCTTACCGGATCAAGGGCAGCGGAAGAATCATCATGACCACTGACTGCAGCGGACTTGCCCAGACACAAACGGAATTTGACCATTATGTCAGGAGAATGAAATTCATAAAGGATAGAGATATGGTCCGGATCGTTCATTATGACGGCAGGGAGGAGTGGATGGACCCCAAGGATTATCAGGCGGTCAGAGAGATTGAGCTAAGTTACATAGGATCCATACGGAATATGGCAAAGCATTCCAGGGTGGATTGGTTTGATATTATGAGGATGACCAGTTTAAATCCTGCCAGATATATTTATGTGGATGATCGGAAAGGCAGCATAGCCCCGGGCAAGGATGGGGACCTGACGGTTGTGGATTCAAATTTGAACCTGATCAGTGTGTTCTGCAGGGGGAAGGAGATAAGGGAAAGGGATGAAATTTGCGGTAAGTGA
- a CDS encoding HAD family hydrolase: MKFAVSDFDRTLYIDGWISPENIGAMNKWQAAGNLFAIATGRNEASLHGFLENYSLKPDYLILNNGALILDKTGKELFCRTIDDSTAQEVLWFLHGLGDEGSGVSMRKTKVNVLSGSGTTTQKPCRGQVTIDQIHDLKEILQIHRRRKDVLWIKELCARLNAMFPLISAYANVWNGDIVAKGVNKSAAVDWIVRLWGGFDEIRVIGDSANDLQMIKDYGGAAMQQADPEVRAAAAMVVRAVADYLTMT; this comes from the coding sequence ATGAAATTTGCGGTAAGTGATTTTGACAGGACCCTGTATATAGACGGATGGATCAGCCCTGAAAACATAGGAGCTATGAACAAGTGGCAGGCAGCCGGAAACCTGTTTGCCATTGCCACAGGGCGGAATGAAGCGTCTCTCCATGGTTTTTTAGAGAATTATTCCCTGAAGCCTGATTATCTCATACTTAACAACGGTGCCTTGATTCTGGATAAAACAGGGAAAGAGCTGTTTTGCAGGACCATAGACGATTCCACAGCCCAGGAGGTGCTTTGGTTCCTTCACGGCCTTGGGGATGAAGGAAGCGGCGTATCCATGCGAAAGACCAAGGTAAATGTACTCTCAGGCTCCGGTACCACCACTCAAAAGCCCTGCCGCGGGCAGGTTACCATTGATCAGATCCATGACCTTAAGGAAATTCTACAAATTCACAGGCGCAGGAAGGATGTGCTGTGGATTAAGGAGCTATGCGCCCGGCTGAACGCCATGTTTCCGTTAATATCTGCCTATGCAAATGTCTGGAACGGGGACATTGTGGCAAAAGGTGTAAACAAGTCTGCTGCTGTGGACTGGATTGTAAGACTGTGGGGCGGCTTTGATGAAATAAGGGTCATTGGTGACAGCGCAAATGATTTGCAGATGATAAAGGACTATGGCGGAGCCGCGATGCAGCAGGCTGATCCTGAGGTCCGGGCGGCTGCCGCTATGGTTGTGAGAGCGGTAGCGGATTATTTAACCATGACTTAA
- a CDS encoding sugar ABC transporter substrate-binding protein — MKKKLAMVLAAAMVLSATACGSSGTAATTAATEAKTEAAKTDQTTAAEKVEKAQATGSLEGKKIAVVRNLAAGDHTQQFLDGCVSEGKKFGWTVDTFVTDGDDAKAQETVAQVIAKDYQGIIVSHGQLSYSYDMLKPARDKGMEVVTFDTMPFKGGDASGELLEGVTSTAQNDQALAELSLGYMMKEFEAKGGKYPMKVLKTFMGPGIPPLDRRNEIYTKLEADGKIQTLEVIAPSDSANARGDMTNKTAAILPKYPEGSVDAIWGCYDELAKGVLQALNDAGRTDIPMYTIDVSNDDIQLMVKNPDVWKSTAAVDPKLIGIVDTRLLALKFMGEETPDYFNLNACNIETTQLTAQTTMNDLGSIIDGWGDAEDPKGALFTDEIKNKYVN; from the coding sequence ATGAAAAAGAAGTTAGCAATGGTGCTTGCAGCGGCAATGGTATTGTCAGCAACTGCATGCGGCAGCAGCGGCACAGCCGCAACAACAGCAGCTACAGAAGCAAAAACAGAAGCTGCCAAGACGGATCAGACAACTGCAGCGGAGAAGGTAGAAAAAGCCCAGGCCACAGGCTCTTTGGAAGGAAAGAAGATTGCCGTTGTGCGGAACCTGGCAGCAGGAGATCATACCCAGCAGTTTTTAGACGGCTGTGTATCCGAAGGAAAGAAGTTTGGCTGGACCGTAGACACCTTTGTAACGGATGGCGATGATGCAAAGGCTCAGGAGACGGTAGCTCAGGTCATTGCAAAGGATTATCAGGGAATTATCGTATCTCATGGACAGTTGTCTTATTCCTATGATATGTTAAAACCCGCCAGAGACAAAGGCATGGAAGTTGTTACCTTTGATACCATGCCATTTAAGGGCGGCGATGCAAGCGGCGAGCTTCTTGAAGGGGTAACTTCTACCGCTCAGAACGACCAGGCTCTTGCAGAACTTTCTCTTGGCTACATGATGAAGGAATTTGAAGCAAAAGGCGGAAAATACCCGATGAAAGTTTTAAAGACCTTCATGGGCCCTGGAATCCCTCCGCTGGACAGACGTAATGAAATCTATACCAAGCTGGAAGCAGATGGCAAGATCCAGACTCTGGAAGTAATTGCACCATCTGATTCAGCCAATGCCCGCGGTGATATGACCAACAAGACAGCTGCTATTCTTCCAAAGTATCCGGAAGGCTCCGTAGATGCCATCTGGGGCTGCTACGATGAGCTGGCTAAGGGCGTACTTCAGGCATTAAACGATGCAGGACGTACCGATATCCCTATGTACACCATTGACGTATCCAACGATGACATTCAGTTAATGGTTAAGAATCCTGATGTTTGGAAATCTACCGCAGCCGTTGATCCGAAACTGATCGGTATTGTCGATACCCGCCTTCTGGCTTTGAAGTTTATGGGAGAAGAGACACCGGATTACTTTAACTTAAATGCATGCAATATTGAAACAACTCAGCTTACCGCTCAAACCACTATGAACGATTTAGGCAGCATCATTGATGGCTGGGGCGATGCTGAAGATCCAAAGGGTGCTTTGTTTACCGATGAGATCAAGAACAAATATGTAAATTAA
- a CDS encoding sugar ABC transporter ATP-binding protein — protein MTEVKLEMKDISIEFPGVKALDGVDFSLESGTIHALVGANGAGKSTLMKVLAGVNTHYTGQIYVGGEPVEIRCPKDAKNLGIEIVFQEVDTALIPYLSVAENVMFNTLVNKMGRKQVVHWKEIRQAAAAVLKKLNVDVDINQQVSGLTLAQKQMVLIARCVAEKCRFLILDEPTAPLSNSETLELFRVVRELAKENVGVVFISHRLSELYEICESITIMRDGKLVTNLPLTKELEVNTLVEYMLGRSYEDNYIKKKCEIGGPLLEIENLTEKEGKVKNINMTVCKGEIIGVAGLVGAGKTELCKTLFSAYQQAGGTMKLNGKVIKAKGPTQAVKHGLALVPEERRKEGVLITDPVVSNISVAAMEKYTNWLSVVNKKREKEDAKNMIRGLGIKTPSENQVVALLSGGNQQKVVVGKWLNKDSEVYIFDEPTKGIDVGAKQDMYELIEGLAAKGKGVIYATCEFQEILSICDRIYVMYDGEVIKELNAADTNEKELLYYSTGGK, from the coding sequence ATGACCGAAGTAAAACTTGAAATGAAAGATATATCCATCGAATTTCCTGGAGTTAAGGCTTTGGATGGAGTTGATTTTAGTCTGGAAAGTGGTACGATTCATGCGCTCGTGGGTGCGAATGGCGCAGGTAAGTCCACCTTGATGAAAGTACTTGCCGGTGTTAATACGCACTATACAGGACAAATTTACGTTGGAGGGGAACCGGTGGAAATCCGGTGCCCCAAAGACGCAAAAAATCTTGGAATAGAAATCGTATTTCAGGAGGTCGACACCGCATTGATCCCCTATCTGTCCGTAGCTGAGAATGTAATGTTCAACACGCTGGTTAATAAAATGGGGCGGAAACAGGTTGTACACTGGAAAGAAATCAGGCAGGCAGCAGCAGCAGTATTAAAGAAATTAAATGTAGATGTGGATATTAATCAACAGGTATCAGGACTTACTCTTGCACAAAAGCAAATGGTTCTCATTGCCAGATGTGTGGCGGAAAAGTGCCGGTTCCTGATTTTGGATGAGCCGACAGCCCCTCTTTCCAATTCTGAGACATTGGAATTGTTCCGGGTTGTGCGTGAACTTGCAAAAGAGAATGTGGGAGTTGTGTTTATTTCTCACCGGTTAAGTGAGCTTTACGAGATTTGTGAAAGTATTACCATTATGAGAGACGGCAAACTGGTAACCAATCTGCCGCTTACTAAGGAACTGGAAGTGAATACTCTTGTCGAATATATGTTAGGCCGCAGCTATGAGGATAATTACATCAAGAAAAAATGCGAAATCGGCGGGCCATTGCTTGAGATAGAAAACCTTACCGAAAAGGAAGGGAAAGTTAAAAATATCAATATGACCGTCTGCAAAGGAGAAATTATCGGAGTGGCAGGGCTGGTTGGCGCAGGAAAAACAGAGCTTTGTAAGACTTTGTTTTCTGCATACCAGCAGGCAGGCGGTACCATGAAGCTCAACGGAAAAGTGATCAAGGCAAAAGGGCCGACCCAGGCTGTGAAACATGGGCTGGCGCTGGTACCGGAGGAACGGAGAAAAGAAGGCGTTCTGATCACGGACCCGGTGGTGTCCAATATTTCTGTGGCAGCCATGGAGAAGTATACGAATTGGCTTTCTGTGGTGAACAAAAAGCGGGAAAAAGAGGATGCAAAAAATATGATACGGGGCCTTGGAATCAAGACTCCATCAGAAAACCAGGTCGTTGCCCTGCTGTCCGGCGGCAACCAGCAGAAGGTGGTCGTTGGAAAATGGCTGAACAAGGATTCCGAGGTTTATATTTTCGATGAACCTACCAAGGGAATCGATGTGGGTGCCAAGCAGGATATGTATGAACTGATTGAAGGCCTGGCAGCCAAGGGAAAGGGTGTTATTTATGCCACCTGCGAATTCCAGGAAATATTGAGTATCTGCGACCGCATCTATGTAATGTACGACGGAGAGGTCATCAAAGAATTAAACGCAGCGGATACGAACGAAAAAGAACTGCTTTATTATTCGACAGGAGGTAAATGA
- a CDS encoding ABC transporter permease, whose product MSGAEKVKKKRNVGDFVTKWGTIATMLIMFILFTFGNWSKDTGSSMFLTQSNMITILRAVSITTIIAIGLTFALAVNGMDLSIGATAQFANVFVMTCFVWHNINIGVSVILTVLICLSVAVINSILIVKFKIPDMVAALSVMFMYQGVSMTYSKGGAITERMTRADGTQAPGLVPEAFRALGKEPWLIIIMICVVLFAYFFLNYTKHGRYMYAVGGNPEAAQLSGIPVAKYKILAYFLSATFASIGGICLAARVGTAQISAGDAYLMPSVCAAYIGFSVMGAGKANAFGTFAGAVLVGMLENGLIMMSVPYYAMNIIKGAVLAIALAMTYASGKTKNAN is encoded by the coding sequence ATGTCTGGGGCAGAGAAGGTAAAAAAGAAAAGGAACGTTGGAGATTTTGTGACAAAATGGGGTACCATCGCAACAATGCTCATCATGTTCATCCTGTTTACATTTGGGAACTGGAGTAAGGATACGGGATCGAGCATGTTTCTGACCCAGTCTAATATGATCACGATTCTTCGTGCGGTATCCATTACCACCATCATTGCAATCGGTCTTACGTTTGCCCTGGCGGTAAACGGCATGGATCTTTCCATTGGAGCTACGGCTCAGTTTGCCAATGTTTTTGTTATGACATGCTTTGTGTGGCACAACATCAATATCGGTGTATCCGTCATTCTAACGGTGCTTATTTGTTTAAGCGTTGCAGTCATCAACAGCATTTTGATTGTTAAATTCAAAATACCGGATATGGTTGCGGCACTTTCCGTAATGTTTATGTATCAGGGAGTTTCCATGACGTATTCCAAGGGCGGTGCCATCACGGAACGTATGACCCGTGCCGATGGGACTCAGGCTCCCGGTCTTGTTCCGGAGGCATTCCGGGCATTGGGGAAGGAACCATGGCTGATCATCATTATGATCTGCGTGGTGCTGTTCGCATACTTTTTCTTAAATTATACAAAACACGGCAGATACATGTATGCAGTAGGCGGGAATCCTGAGGCGGCCCAGCTTTCCGGAATTCCGGTTGCAAAGTATAAAATTCTTGCCTATTTTCTGTCAGCTACCTTTGCATCCATTGGCGGAATCTGTCTTGCGGCCCGTGTGGGAACCGCTCAGATTTCAGCGGGCGATGCCTATTTAATGCCTTCCGTTTGTGCTGCCTATATCGGATTTTCTGTAATGGGCGCCGGAAAAGCCAATGCGTTCGGTACCTTTGCCGGAGCGGTGTTAGTGGGTATGCTGGAAAACGGTTTGATTATGATGTCCGTACCATATTATGCAATGAATATCATCAAGGGTGCAGTCCTTGCCATTGCTCTTGCTATGACTTATGCAAGCGGCAAGACAAAAAATGCAAACTAA
- the mtnK gene encoding S-methyl-5-thioribose kinase produces the protein MSKYDSYFLMKAEEVPDYVQEKLSYFDKDARLECKEIGDGNLNYVFRVKDPASGKSIIVKQAGEALRISAEMHVSTDRGRIEAKILGIQDSYAPGLVPKVYLYDGTMCAMAMEDMTGHTMMRTGLLKHEIYPRFADHVTTFMVNSLLRTTDVVMGHKEKKELVKSFINPDLCEISEDLVYSEPFIDYNHRNNVFPPNAEFVKKELYEDQALHLEAAKLKFEFMNNAQSLIHGDLHTGSVFINKEHTYIFDPEFAFYGPMGYDIGNVIANMFFAWCNGDATIEDEKEKEEFCGWCLNTISDIVDLFIEKYNKVFDEHVTETMAKVPGFKEWYLEGILSDTAGVAGLESIRRTVGMANVIDITTIPDAEKRARAEKIVITLAKNYIMNRRSFRCGADYLKAVKEATGKF, from the coding sequence ATGTCTAAATACGACAGTTATTTTTTGATGAAAGCGGAAGAGGTACCGGATTATGTTCAGGAGAAGCTCTCCTATTTTGATAAGGATGCCAGGCTGGAATGCAAGGAGATTGGAGACGGAAACTTAAACTATGTATTTCGTGTCAAGGATCCGGCAAGCGGGAAATCCATCATCGTAAAGCAGGCTGGAGAAGCACTTCGTATTTCAGCAGAAATGCATGTTTCCACTGACCGGGGAAGAATTGAAGCTAAGATCCTGGGAATTCAGGATTCTTATGCGCCTGGGCTTGTTCCGAAGGTTTATCTGTATGACGGAACCATGTGTGCCATGGCTATGGAGGATATGACCGGCCATACCATGATGCGTACCGGACTGTTAAAACATGAGATTTATCCCAGGTTCGCAGATCATGTAACCACTTTTATGGTTAATTCCCTTCTGCGCACAACGGATGTTGTCATGGGGCATAAGGAGAAGAAAGAGCTGGTTAAAAGCTTTATCAATCCGGATTTGTGTGAGATATCAGAGGACCTGGTGTACAGCGAGCCATTTATTGATTACAACCACAGGAACAATGTATTTCCACCCAATGCAGAATTTGTAAAAAAGGAATTGTACGAGGACCAGGCCCTTCATCTGGAAGCTGCCAAGCTGAAATTCGAGTTTATGAACAATGCACAGTCTCTGATCCACGGGGATTTGCATACAGGCTCTGTGTTTATCAACAAGGAGCATACTTATATTTTTGATCCGGAATTCGCTTTCTACGGACCTATGGGCTATGATATCGGCAATGTCATTGCAAACATGTTTTTTGCATGGTGCAACGGTGATGCAACCATAGAAGATGAGAAGGAAAAAGAAGAATTTTGCGGCTGGTGCTTAAATACGATTTCCGACATTGTGGACTTGTTCATTGAAAAATATAATAAAGTTTTTGATGAACATGTCACGGAAACCATGGCAAAGGTCCCGGGATTTAAAGAATGGTATCTGGAAGGCATTCTTTCCGATACTGCGGGAGTGGCAGGACTTGAATCCATCCGCCGGACCGTGGGAATGGCCAACGTTATTGATATTACCACGATTCCCGATGCGGAAAAACGGGCGAGAGCGGAAAAAATTGTCATTACTCTGGCGAAGAATTATATTATGAACCGCCGTAGTTTCCGGTGCGGAGCAGATTATTTAAAGGCTGTAAAAGAGGCAACAGGCAAGTTTTGA